In Eptesicus fuscus isolate TK198812 chromosome 23, DD_ASM_mEF_20220401, whole genome shotgun sequence, one genomic interval encodes:
- the LOC103287235 gene encoding disintegrin and metalloproteinase domain-containing protein 1a-like codes for MSMASVRDSASSLPSLQKNQVVMYETGRVLQTWAAQKKGLVLLPGSSHVRLGMVLVLVLSLLPSLCCDLGSVYSSSYEIVIPKALTVEGRQDRRQKASYVISMQGQKQLIHLKVKTDYFIKNFPVFSYHSGSRGQEMPFISHDCHHEGYIEGVPGSFVSVNTCSGLRGILIKEGKSYGIEPMDSSKRFEHVLYTMAHQAPVSCSVTSQDSPVVSASRQQGSRKPGGLRELSYLWSLTKYVEMFVVVNNQRFQMWGSNVSETVQRVMDITALANSFTRAINTEVVLAGMEIWTEGDLIEVPVDLQVTLGNFNSWRQEKLLHRVKHDVAHMIVGQHPEQGMGQAFLNGACSSGFAAAVESFPHEDVLLFAALMVHELGHNLGIRHDHSACTCKDKHLCLMRDNITKESGFSNCSSDDFYQFLQEHRGACLFNNPQRHKGRLRRDSYCGNGVVEGAEQCDCGSACYTDPCCDQTCSLKGSAECSDGLCCFGCRLRNKGFVCRSASGECDLPEYCDGISAECPTDTYKQDGTACGRLHYCVGGQCRNPDNQCMAMYGYTASSAPENCYISMNSKGDRFGICGCPTSAMSRYVKCFDDNIFCGKIICTNIRRVPAIKPHHTLIQIPYEDDFCWSLDVYNVTDIPDEGDVHSGTACAPNKVCMNYSCTDHTVLNYDCKPAEMCNGRGVCNNLRHCHCEAGYAPPDCRTPGNGGSVDSGSPGKTEDENASEDERKSASLGGGNDFSQCSQEAPEEIEEAVAQEEEKVIGEQTPKTENE; via the exons ATGTCAATGGCCTCTGTGAGGGACTCTGCCTCCTCCTTGCCTTCTCTACAGAAGAACCAAGTGGTTATGTATGAGACTGGCAGAGTGCTTCAGACCTGGGCTGCCCAGAAGAAGGGCTTGGTACTGCTGCCAGGATCTTCACATGTCAGGTTGGGGATGGTGCTGGTCTTGGTACTGAGTTTGCTGCCAAGCTTGTGCTGTGACCTGGGATCAGTATATTCCTCATCCTATGAAATAGTCATCCCCAAGGCTCTGACAGTTGAGGGAAGGCAAGATCGAAGGCAAAAGGCATCTTATGTGATATCTATGCAGGGCCAGAAACAGCTGATTCACCTAAAAGTGAAGACAGACTATTTTATCAAGAACTTTCCAGTCTTCAGCTACCACAGTGGCAGCCGAGGACAAGAAATGCCTTTCATCTCTCATGACTGTCACCATGAAGGCTACATAGAAGGAGTCCCGGGTTCTTTTGTTTCTGTCAACACCTGTTCAGGTCTCAGGGGCATCCTGATTAAGGAGGGAAAATCCTATGGCATTGAGCCCATGGACTCTTCAAAACGGTTTGAACATGTGTTGTACACCATGGCCCATCAAGCTCCAGTCTCCTGCAGTGTCACTTCCCAAGACAGCCCAGTGGTGTCCGCCAGCCGACAACAAGGGAGCAGGAAGCCTGGCGGTCTACGGGAGCTGTCCTACTTGTGGTCACTCACCAAGTACGTGGAGATGTTTGTTGTGGTCAACAACCAGCGGTTCCAAATGTGGGGCAGTAACGTCAGTGAGACGGTCCAGAGAGTGATGGACATCACTGCCCTGGCCAACAGCTTCACTAGGGCAATAAACACAGAGGTGGTGCTGGCTGGAATGGAGATTTGGACCGAGGGGGACCTCATAGAGGTCCCAGTGGACCTGCAAGTTACACTGGGGAATTTCAACAGCTGGAGACAAGAGAAGCTCCTCCATCGTGTGAAGCATGATGTTGCCCACATGATTGTCGGACAGCATCCTGAGCAGGGTATGGGACAGGCATTTCTCAATGGTGCCTGTTCCAGTGGTTTTGCAGCAGCTGTTGAATCCTTCCCTCATGAAGACGTCCTCCTGTTTGCAGCGCTCATGGTCCATGAGCTTGGGCACAACTTGGGTATTCGGCACGACCACTCAGCCTGCACTTGTAAAGACAAACACCTCTGCCTCATGCGTGACAATATCACTAAAGAAAGTGGCTTCAGCAACTGTAGCTCTGACGACTTCTACCAGTTCCTCCAGGAACACAGAGGGGCCTGCCTATTTAACAACCCTCAGCGGCACAAAGGCCGCTTGCGTAGGGATTCCTACTGTGGAAATGGTGTGGTGGAGGGTGCGGAGCAGTGTGACTGTGGTTCTGCCTGTTACACTGACCCGTGCTGTGACCAAACATGTAGCCTGAAGGGGAGTGCAGAATGTAGTGATGGACTCTGCTGTTTTGGTTGCCGATTGAGAAATAAGGGATTTGTGTGCCGTTCTGCTTCGGGAGAGTGTGACCTCCCAGAGTATTGTGATGGTATCTCTGCAGAGTGCCCCACGGACACCTATAAGCAAGATGGGACGGCCTGCGGTAGACTGCACTACTGTGTTGGGGGTCAATGCAGAAACCCTGATAATCAGTGCATGGCTATGTATGGGTACACTGCATCGTCTGCCCCAGAAAACTGTTACATTTCAATGAACAGCAAAGGGGACCGGTTTGGAATCTGTGGCTGTCCCACCTCGGCAATGTCAAGATATGTTAAGTGTTTTGATGATAATATATTTTGTGGGAAAATTATATGTACAAATATTAGACGGGTCCCAGCCATCAAACCCCATCACACACTGATCCAGATTCCTTATGAAGATGACTTCTGCTGGAGCTTGGATGTCTATAACGTTACTGATATCCCTGATGAGGGAGATGTGCACTCTGGCACTGCTTGTGCCCCAAACAAAGTCTGCATGAATTACTCCTGCACCGATCATACTGTGCTCAACTATGACTGCAAACCAGCAGAAATGTGCAATGGGAGAGGAGTCTGTAACAATTTAAGGCACTGCCACTGTGAGGCTGGCTATGCACCCCCCGACTGCAGAACCCCAGGAAATGGGGGTAGTGTGGACAGTGGTTCTCCTGGCAAAACAGAGGATGAAAATgcaagtgaggatgaaaggaaaa GTGCCAGTCTTGGAGGTGGAAATGATTTTTCACAGTGCTCACAAGAGGCCccagaagaaattgaagaagcaGTTGCACAAGAAGAGGAGAAAGTCATAGGAGAGCAAACCCCAAAGACAGAGAATGAGTAG